Proteins encoded by one window of Panicum virgatum strain AP13 chromosome 7N, P.virgatum_v5, whole genome shotgun sequence:
- the LOC120680801 gene encoding uncharacterized protein LOC120680801 isoform X1 yields MSLKIPLPQGLSFLRSVGWLEDRKVDSASKQQLSPTLKLQTDKEVYRPGDSVTVTIEIHSPASLKDDAGQTVSGKDASSLLLDALSFELKGIEKLDSQWFSVPKPLPGSKQRRGEHTLLDCSAPSLVSKVIIASGQTKTYIVRVELPKILPPSYRGISIRYFYYVRSQLFGRSVVLGNGDQRKNPVNTSIQLETRIPLQVRVSQKSSNLLNEEDVSGTSPITVDQLGIFWREKDEDSEWVKANDNADLEEGYDSSKDEVSSVSSYNPSKANPEFSLRNSLSTQSLSSRLSTSEPFYNQAEQPNFPSYSPIPRLSVSEISDDHDGGLVSPQRKLNLLLPDHPPNGQRFSPDSDRLKDDVGLPLTPKNVDPAGSEGFTRGRSYNIRIDDQVLLRFSPKNSDSTYYFGDMIGGALTFFHGTGKRRCLEVSITLETSETINPRALHPSRRGSPTITKMHSEHHEVVADLHQTSFLFSIPIDGPMSFSTSKVTVQWSLRFEFFTTPEGTDPTRYEHPLLVEKREKGEWVLPITVYAPPLRRRPTHRRNDRSVLPGNIFNS; encoded by the exons ATGTCACTGAAAATTCCACTTCCGCAAGGTCTTTCCTTCTTAAGAAGTGTCGGATGGTTAGAAGATCGGAAGGTTGATTCAGCTTCCAAGCAGCAGTTATCCCCAACATTGAAGCTCCAGACAGATAAGGAGGTGTACAGACCCGGTGATTCAGTCACTGTGACTATAGAAATCCACAGCCCAGCTAGTTTGAAGGACGATGCTGGGCAGACGGTGTCGGGCAAAGATGCCTCCTCCCTATTGTTAGATGCGCTTTCCTTCGAACTTAAAGGAATTGAGAAGCTGGATAGCCAATGGTTCTCTGTTCCAAAGCCCTTACCAGGATCTAAACAAAGGCGAG GTGAACATACGTTACTGGATTGTTCAGCGCCGTCACTGGTCTCTAAAGTTATAATTGCTTCAGGACAAACAAAAACGT ACATTGTGCGCGTGGAGCTCCCAAAAATTTTACCACCATCTTATAGGGGTATCAGTATCCGCTATTTTTATTATGTTAGGAGTCAATTATTTGGAAGGTCAGTTGTACTGGGTAATGGAGACCAAAGGAAAAACCCTGTGAATACTTCAATTCAATTG GAAACTCGAATCCCATTGCAGGTACGTGTTTCCCAGAAAAGCAGCAACCTACTAAATGAAGAAG ATGTTTCAGGGACTTCGCCAATCACAGTTGATCAACTGGGCATATTTTGGAGGGAAAAAGATGAAGATTCAGAATGG GTCAAAGCAAATGATAATGCCGATCTAGAAGAAGGGTATGATAGTTCAAAAGATGAAGTTTCATCTGTTTCCTCATACAATCCTTCCAAAGCAAATCCTGAATTCTCCCTGAGGAACTCGTTGTCAACGCAATCCCTGTCCTCACGCCTCTCCACAAGTGAGCCGTTTTATAATCAAGCAGAGCAACCCAATTTCCCATCTTACAGTCCAATTCCTCGATTGTCAGTGTCAGAGATTTCAGATGATCATGACGGAG GTTTGGTGTCGCCTCAAAGGAAGCTAAATCTTTTGCTACCAGATCATCCACCAAATGGGCAAAGGTTTTCTCCTGATTCTGATCGCTTAAAAGATGATGTTGGACTACCCCTTACGCCGAAGAATGTTGATCCAGCTGGAT CTGAAGGTTTTACCAGGGGAAGATCTTATAATATAAGAATTGATGACCAAGTCTTGCTTCGTTTTTCACCTAAGAATTCGGACTCAACCTATTACTTTGGTGATATG ATTGGTGGAGCACTTACCTTTTTTCACGGAACTGGAAAGCGGAGGTGCCTTGAG GTATCAATAACCCTGGAAACATCAGAAACAATTAATCCCCGTGCATTACATCCTTCAAGAAGGGGTTCGCCAACAATAACCAAG ATGCACAGTGAGCATCATGAGGTTGTTGCGGATCTTCACCAGACCAGCTTTCTCTTTTCCATTCCCATTGATGGTCCTATGTCATTTTCTACCTCAAAAGTCACTGTACAGTGGTCTCTTCGATTTGAGTTCTTCACAACTCCTGAAGGAACGGACCCAACTAG gTACGAGCACCCACTCCTTgttgagaaaagagaaaagggtgAATGGGTCCTTCCAATAACTGTTTACGCACCTCCATTGCGTAGACGACCTACTCATCGGAGAAACGATAGATCTGTCCTACCTGGAAACATTTTCAACTCTTGA
- the LOC120680801 gene encoding uncharacterized protein LOC120680801 isoform X2, with product MSLKIPLPQGLSFLRSVGWLEDRKVDSASKQQLSPTLKLQTDKEVYRPGDSVTVTIEIHSPASLKDDAGQTVSGKDASSLLLDALSFELKGIEKLDSQWFSVPKPLPGSKQRRGEHTLLDCSAPSLVSKVIIASGQTKTYIVRVELPKILPPSYRGISIRYFYYVRSQLFGRSVVLGNGDQRKNPVNTSIQLETRIPLQVRVSQKSSNLLNEEGTSPITVDQLGIFWREKDEDSEWVKANDNADLEEGYDSSKDEVSSVSSYNPSKANPEFSLRNSLSTQSLSSRLSTSEPFYNQAEQPNFPSYSPIPRLSVSEISDDHDGGLVSPQRKLNLLLPDHPPNGQRFSPDSDRLKDDVGLPLTPKNVDPAGSEGFTRGRSYNIRIDDQVLLRFSPKNSDSTYYFGDMIGGALTFFHGTGKRRCLEVSITLETSETINPRALHPSRRGSPTITKMHSEHHEVVADLHQTSFLFSIPIDGPMSFSTSKVTVQWSLRFEFFTTPEGTDPTRYEHPLLVEKREKGEWVLPITVYAPPLRRRPTHRRNDRSVLPGNIFNS from the exons ATGTCACTGAAAATTCCACTTCCGCAAGGTCTTTCCTTCTTAAGAAGTGTCGGATGGTTAGAAGATCGGAAGGTTGATTCAGCTTCCAAGCAGCAGTTATCCCCAACATTGAAGCTCCAGACAGATAAGGAGGTGTACAGACCCGGTGATTCAGTCACTGTGACTATAGAAATCCACAGCCCAGCTAGTTTGAAGGACGATGCTGGGCAGACGGTGTCGGGCAAAGATGCCTCCTCCCTATTGTTAGATGCGCTTTCCTTCGAACTTAAAGGAATTGAGAAGCTGGATAGCCAATGGTTCTCTGTTCCAAAGCCCTTACCAGGATCTAAACAAAGGCGAG GTGAACATACGTTACTGGATTGTTCAGCGCCGTCACTGGTCTCTAAAGTTATAATTGCTTCAGGACAAACAAAAACGT ACATTGTGCGCGTGGAGCTCCCAAAAATTTTACCACCATCTTATAGGGGTATCAGTATCCGCTATTTTTATTATGTTAGGAGTCAATTATTTGGAAGGTCAGTTGTACTGGGTAATGGAGACCAAAGGAAAAACCCTGTGAATACTTCAATTCAATTG GAAACTCGAATCCCATTGCAGGTACGTGTTTCCCAGAAAAGCAGCAACCTACTAAATGAAGAAG GGACTTCGCCAATCACAGTTGATCAACTGGGCATATTTTGGAGGGAAAAAGATGAAGATTCAGAATGG GTCAAAGCAAATGATAATGCCGATCTAGAAGAAGGGTATGATAGTTCAAAAGATGAAGTTTCATCTGTTTCCTCATACAATCCTTCCAAAGCAAATCCTGAATTCTCCCTGAGGAACTCGTTGTCAACGCAATCCCTGTCCTCACGCCTCTCCACAAGTGAGCCGTTTTATAATCAAGCAGAGCAACCCAATTTCCCATCTTACAGTCCAATTCCTCGATTGTCAGTGTCAGAGATTTCAGATGATCATGACGGAG GTTTGGTGTCGCCTCAAAGGAAGCTAAATCTTTTGCTACCAGATCATCCACCAAATGGGCAAAGGTTTTCTCCTGATTCTGATCGCTTAAAAGATGATGTTGGACTACCCCTTACGCCGAAGAATGTTGATCCAGCTGGAT CTGAAGGTTTTACCAGGGGAAGATCTTATAATATAAGAATTGATGACCAAGTCTTGCTTCGTTTTTCACCTAAGAATTCGGACTCAACCTATTACTTTGGTGATATG ATTGGTGGAGCACTTACCTTTTTTCACGGAACTGGAAAGCGGAGGTGCCTTGAG GTATCAATAACCCTGGAAACATCAGAAACAATTAATCCCCGTGCATTACATCCTTCAAGAAGGGGTTCGCCAACAATAACCAAG ATGCACAGTGAGCATCATGAGGTTGTTGCGGATCTTCACCAGACCAGCTTTCTCTTTTCCATTCCCATTGATGGTCCTATGTCATTTTCTACCTCAAAAGTCACTGTACAGTGGTCTCTTCGATTTGAGTTCTTCACAACTCCTGAAGGAACGGACCCAACTAG gTACGAGCACCCACTCCTTgttgagaaaagagaaaagggtgAATGGGTCCTTCCAATAACTGTTTACGCACCTCCATTGCGTAGACGACCTACTCATCGGAGAAACGATAGATCTGTCCTACCTGGAAACATTTTCAACTCTTGA